Below is a window of Anabas testudineus chromosome 10, fAnaTes1.2, whole genome shotgun sequence DNA.
AGATATCGATATTCAATAAGTTCCTCGGTATAGTTCAAATTATGATAACAGTGGGTGCTAGTTAAATTGTGACGTTATGTGTGtttaacagcaaaaaaaaagccttAGCTAGTGAGCTAGCACAGCTCACTAGCTTCTCTCTATTAACTAACGTTACCACTAAACTACATTAGCtttattattttcctatttAAGCACGATTCATTTCAGGTTGACATCTATTTTAGATGTAGCTGCACAATCCGTTATGTCACCAGATTTACTCAATGGGAAATGTTTAAGTAGAAGTTAGTAGCAAGTAGAGGAAATGTGATGTCTAAGTAGCTAACAGGAAAATATAACTTAACGTAAAAGGTTAGCAAGTGTAGGCTGGGTTTTTATGATATAACTAACAATCATAAGTGTAGTTTCTAATTATGTGGACATATCAAGAAAACTGTTTGCGGTTTTTATAGCAAGCAGTGCATTTAGTACTTATAGTACAGACGTTATAATGTGACGTTACCTCTCCTTATTTAACTCTAGGTTGGTTCAGAAACGATGGATCAGAAAATTCCTTATGATGACTACCAGCTCCCTGTGGTGTTCCTGCCTTCTTATGAGAACCCGCCAGCATGGATCCCTCCACAAGAGGTATGCTGCTCACTTGCAGAACCACCATCTGTCCTGAAAAGTACATTTGAGGTCCACTAAATCCTgctagttttgtgtttttgagttttttCGCCACATGTCCAACAATATCTTAATATCGTTATTAGTACATTTAGTTTTCTCAGGCACAGATGTCATCATAGGAGCGTGAGAACAGGAAGTCATACATAGCACCGGTGACTATTTCAACTTGGCCTCTAGTACTGGACATGACCTTTTCAGTAATATTCAGTTCAATAAATACTACATCAACATACAAACAACTTTTCTGCTGAAACTGGTTGTGAAATTATTATGTTCCCAGTCTTCTGTTGTATGATATCCTGTGTCGTCTTTTCTTCACCTCTTATCCTAGTAAGTCAAGGTGTGTAAAACTAAACAAGCTCGCAGAaacataatgtatttataatgcATTTTTCTTGCACTTTTAGCGTGTTCACCATCCTGACTACAACAATGAGCTCACCCAGTTCCTACCACGCACCATTGTATTGAAGAAACCTCCAGGAGCACAGCTGGGCTTCAACATCCGTGGGGGCAAAGCATCGCAGTTGGGAATATTTATAtctaaggtgtgtgtgtgtagccttgGCGCTTGGTATGTCTTTTATTAACATTCGTGACTGCTGACtaattgctttttttccccacatgtCCACAAATGTCTACATTGTGATtactctgtgtgttgtgttgacagGTGGTCCCAGATTCAGATGCTCACAGAGCAGGTCTACAAGAGGGAGACCAGGTTCTTTCTGTGAATGAAGTTGATTTCCAAGACATAGAGCACTCAAGAGTAAGTCAGAGTACTGTAGAGTTTAGATCCATAATGGCTTATCATACACTCTACATCTGCATCCCAACAATTTTAAACAATTCCACAAATGCAACGATAACTGTTCTGCTTTCACAGTTCAACTTTAGCATATATACACTTCCAGTTATTATTCCCAAATGTGCAGGAAAAACAAGAAGTATATTGTACACAGattataaaagaataaagagttAAAGTTACTTCAAATAATAGGGTGCCACCATCAAAGGAATACTGAATATTTGTGAATCTTAATGTACAGTCACTGTTTAACTCATGGCTTATCTGTCTTTTTTCAGCCTTGAATGTTAAACCACACAAAAATCTTAtttctcattaaaaaaagaggacagatgtttattttggctttttaattagaaacaagtcagcaaatgaaaagagaatATCAAATTGTGAAAGTAAAGACCACTTTTTCCGTCCTTGCGCCTAAGACACATCCACTTCTGTTCATAATAAGATGGGAGATACGTACCTAGACATATTTCACACAATCTACAACAAATTATGTTGAACAGAAGCAACAGCTGTTTttggaaaaagtgaaagaaatggAAGAGCATGTGTTGTTGCTTCACAAGAACAGTGTTgttgaaataaacaataaaacaagtgaTTGTTTTTTGAATTACCTTTCTGCACAGTTGGTGCACTGAAGCTGTGAACACAAATTTTTTACCTGCATGCATACATCTGTAGAGAGTCCATCCCAACGTTCATGAGgcttttgatttcttttcatcCATCGTACAGAACCACGATATATGTCTGTCCTTATTCTGCTGCAGTGGTTGCTTATTTGTTATAACATTGTTTCCCCTCTTTAGGCTGTAGAGATTTTGAAGACTGCACGAGAGATCCTGATGAGGGTTCGCTTCTTTCCTTACAGTAAGTCGTTATGTAAAAAATCTTATAATCAACGGTATGATAGAAATGAGAAAATGCTAATTATTTTAATAcctttatatttagtttttgccTATTGAggttttgacttttttttggtttttgtttccATAGTGACTTGAATTATAGGCCTGTTTTCTTGCATTGTATTTTGATACTAACAAGCCATTAACAGCATCAGAGAACAAACAGTGAAGATTTAGTTGTTGCCTAGTGTTACTGACGATTTAGGATAatgctacagtatatgttttgtgttgttttttcaaaGATGACacttaaatgtttgtgtgacaaaagCTCCCACAGAAAACATGCCTCTTTGGAGGAAGCAAACCTTAAGACTTTTAAGCTTGTCAGTACTCAGCTGCCAGCATGTTACAGTACCCACATATTGTAGCTAAGGTATCTTATCTGGTTGATCTCACTGAATGTCTTCCACAGCAAAAGGGCCTCAATAACTGTGTGTTCTAGTGGTAGGAAATTATATAAAGACATCCGTTTCAGTATTTGTAATGCTATCCTGTAATCTTTCATCAGACTACCAAAGGCAAAAGGAGAGGACTGTACACTAGGTGGTGGCAttgagagggaaagagagagaatgatgTGGACAGACACGTCACTGAGTGTCATTACCCTCCTCCCACAAACTGGCCTCCATTCTGTCTTAGCTTCAAGATGACTGATGCGTGGCTCATTCAAAGTCCTCCATGTAAGGACAATACATACTCAGTTTTCCTCTCACCCCGATCATCAAGCATGCACTAATTTACTGAACTTCACGTGATTTCTACTCCACAGGATGGATTCACAGAAAGTCACTTTTAAACTCTAGTTTCTTTGAATTTGGTCATTTATAAGCAGGAGCTTAGTagacataaataaatgatcataAATAATTTAgtcaaatataacatttatagaTCTCACTTAATTTAATTAgcatagtatatagtatattaaATTTTTTCTCAATCCCTAATTGCTGCTCGATGCTATTgtacttttaaaaatacatataaatacacaaagtaTTAGGTACACCTAATGAAAACGAATGAAGTCTGATACATCAGCCAATAACTCCTGCTGCCACCAAGATGCTAATGTTTAGAtttgtttaaactttaaatagtTCTTGGGTTTGTTATCCACCTCATTTACATTAAGAAGGGCAGAAGTATTAGAAACACTTCTCAGTGTGGTGGAATACACTTCAGCAGTATCACCTTTACTGCACCTGTATTAAACGGCATTAGTTTTAGATAGTTGTACCTAGTTTTAAACTGTCAACTAAGTGTATGTACAACatagtgtgtatatatatgtatgaaaTTGTACATATTGCAGCACACACTGAGACATTCGGTACAAATATGGCAAGGCCTTACATATTGTATGTACAAGACGTCAGGtagattttaaatgtcactgtaaaTATGATCCATCCAGTTTTTCAGTATTTAACATTTGCAGTCTTGTAGTTGTAGTCTTCTATTGCGGGCCCAAAAATGAATTGAATACTATCAAGTATTACCATTGTTCatgaaatatatgtatatgagGTGCCAAACCTTTCTTCCAACAGTACGTGACATCTGCACACTGTGCCCCTTAAGACTGGAGATTAATAACAGTTAATACCTCTGGATAGTATGCGCATTCAcgtatttaaaacatttgtaaagaTGTATGTTAACGCCTGCCTGCTGTATCTTAACACTGTTTTATTCTCTTGTACATTAATAATTTTAACAGAATAAATTGAGGAACGTTTTTGTaaagttattaaatattttcaccATGTTTCCATTAAAGATCATGTCGATAACAAGGTGTAAGAAATGCGTTTTGAAACCCTAGTaacatttgtcttttgtgtCCATGGGCCGGTTTGCTCCGGTACAAGTAGCAAAACTTGTTCCTCTTTGTAGGTTGGTTTCTGGGAGTCATGTTTAAAGGAATGCAGTCAATGACAGGGACATGTTAACCCaatgagtttgttttgttttgtttttttaaagttgagACCATCCAACATTCTTCACATGTATCTTAAGGAGATAAACTTGGTTTCTAGGATCTTATCTCCCTCAGAACTTCATCTGAGCTTTCAGTAACatgaaacataataataaataaaataatgctcaCTCCAATCCATTACGTGAAGAAATATACTGTCAAAATACAaactttacatacattttacatgttGATCCTTTCGATGTGTATACTTCGATTGTGCGACATATCTATAAATACAATAAACCTTCATGTGTTACATATAAAAGATAGAAGTACAGTGTAGTTAGTACTAAATCAACTAATGCTTAGCAAACTGTGCTTCCTCAgctctcatttaaaaaaaaattgtgtgtgtttcacatagCTGTAACTAGAAAGGCCCTACAGAAGACTGACTGTAACCGTAGTGTCGGAGTTTCACAACCCCAACACCTCGTACCCTGTACTCTGTAAAGACGGCAAACACTGGAAAGACATTTAGTGTTCAGCGTAAAAAGAGGTGAATGGCAATTTGATCTGTGCTCACTTTCATCTGGTATAACAGTTGTAAACACTTCATGCTCTTGCACATCCCTGATTGGGATTAGGGAGACATCACAGAGCTGGAGGGCTCAAAGTCTTATTGTGTTAGTCAGTGTATAAAGTTCATCCCCCAGTCTCTCCTGCTTGGTCGCCCTTCCATCAGTGTGATGCGATGTAACTGCTGTCCTCGTTGGCATGAGCATCCACCTTTGAACTCTCATCTACGTTTTCTAGCGAGTCGGCTCTCTGTATAGACAGTTCGGCGGGGTCCATAAAAGACAGGGAGTTCTGCTCTGGGTACAACCACGGCTTCTTCCAGGGAAGGTTTTCAGCTTTCTGTTTCCACGCTGGGTAGTCCTGTCCCGCCTTGTGTACAGACCTCATCACCTGTAAGGAGTGGACCGAAGGCAGATATGATTATCAGAGAGCTGCAATCTGACAGTAAGGGTCATGGCACACCTCAGTCAACAAAGCTGTAGAAGAAGTTGGTCAAATTACTTTAAGCAGTTTATATGTTCTACAAAAACTCAGACATTAACAATAAAGTTATATGTAAGTCACTGAGATACTAATAAagttatatttagtatttaaacAGTGGCCTttataatataaagtataaaaagtTGATCCTAGGCTCAGCATGGGAAATATTTAACGCTGGCTATGATTGATGACGTGGTGCGTAATAGTTTGAGAGTACGGGGCAGCGTCGCCAAAGACTGGTCAGTGTCCATGCTGACCCCTGggcaccacaacattaaaagctCAGTGTAAAACCAATGTTGTGGATTCAGCTTCTCAAAAGTCTGGAGATTTTGGACTGTTGGTCAGACAAAAATTTAATGACttacatagttttattttaatctcaTTCCCTTGTTACCTTCATATGTGTTCTTGTCTAGTAATGGTTTGGTTTCTAGAATCTTACAACTAGTCATTATGTCATAAATCTTACATTTACTTCCTGGAGACTTGCCCcagcctaa
It encodes the following:
- the pdzd11 gene encoding PDZ domain-containing protein 11 isoform X1; amino-acid sequence: MNERKQLHFSLSSNISSWTFLIFQFQVGSETMDQKIPYDDYQLPVVFLPSYENPPAWIPPQERVHHPDYNNELTQFLPRTIVLKKPPGAQLGFNIRGGKASQLGIFISKVVPDSDAHRAGLQEGDQVLSVNEVDFQDIEHSRAVEILKTAREILMRVRFFPYNYQRQKERTVH
- the pdzd11 gene encoding PDZ domain-containing protein 11 isoform X2; protein product: MVANKEEALVVGCCRKTVVGSETMDQKIPYDDYQLPVVFLPSYENPPAWIPPQERVHHPDYNNELTQFLPRTIVLKKPPGAQLGFNIRGGKASQLGIFISKVVPDSDAHRAGLQEGDQVLSVNEVDFQDIEHSRAVEILKTAREILMRVRFFPYNYQRQKERTVH
- the pdzd11 gene encoding PDZ domain-containing protein 11 isoform X3: MDQKIPYDDYQLPVVFLPSYENPPAWIPPQERVHHPDYNNELTQFLPRTIVLKKPPGAQLGFNIRGGKASQLGIFISKVVPDSDAHRAGLQEGDQVLSVNEVDFQDIEHSRAVEILKTAREILMRVRFFPYNYQRQKERTVH